A portion of the Pseudarthrobacter defluvii genome contains these proteins:
- the rbfA gene encoding 30S ribosome-binding factor RbfA: MADPARAAKLAQRIKVVVAEALGRRIKDPRVEGVTVTDARVTNDLQHATVYYTVFGDQAVQADAAKGLEKAKGVLRQEVGRNITARLTPTLEFVADQIPVNASNLEELLREARKRDAEVAALAANARHAGDADPYKSDASGDVDIDEDDFDEEDLDLNDDEDLDEDRNK; encoded by the coding sequence ATGGCTGATCCGGCACGTGCTGCCAAGTTGGCGCAGCGGATTAAGGTTGTTGTTGCTGAGGCCCTGGGCCGGAGGATCAAGGATCCGCGGGTTGAAGGCGTTACTGTCACCGATGCCCGCGTGACCAACGACCTGCAGCACGCCACTGTTTACTACACCGTCTTCGGGGACCAGGCTGTCCAGGCTGATGCTGCCAAGGGGCTTGAGAAGGCCAAGGGTGTGCTTCGGCAGGAGGTGGGCCGGAACATCACCGCCCGCCTGACCCCCACGCTGGAATTTGTCGCCGACCAGATCCCGGTCAACGCTTCCAACCTGGAGGAACTGCTGCGGGAAGCCCGCAAGCGGGACGCCGAGGTGGCAGCCCTTGCTGCCAACGCCCGCCACGCCGGGGACGCCGACCCGTACAAGTCCGATGCGTCCGGTGACGTGGACATCGACGAGGACGACTTCGACGAAGAGGACCTGGACCTCAACGACGATGAAGACCTCGACGAGGACCGCAACAAGTAA
- a CDS encoding ScyD/ScyE family protein — MKKRLALLACITASAAAIASAGPAAASTKAPDYEVLAGGLVSPLHVAAGTGKAVLVSQDFAGKLTRISRDGSAEDLDTATPKGWEVAGSDTRGSTTYFLESVGAGQGDPAGLHGYLKSIDSKGTVDTIANFADYERRHNPDGDQSYGFGDDVSAQCLANWPNFPPATYKGTVDSHPYALAVRDNTAYVADAGMNAVLKVNLKSGDIDTVAVLPPRPAVIPAGLRIPTDMQGNTVEVPACVVGHEYAFEPVPTDVAIGPDGMLYVTSLPGGPEGPELGARGAIFKVNPWNGDTDVWADDILSPTGLAVAGNGDVYVASLFGGEILTFTCNGDRSTFLKVNMPADVDIKGNNLYATIDVLGDPMQPPAGKVIKADLP, encoded by the coding sequence ATGAAGAAAAGACTCGCACTCTTAGCTTGTATCACCGCCTCGGCCGCTGCCATAGCGTCCGCAGGCCCGGCCGCCGCTTCCACCAAGGCGCCGGACTACGAGGTACTTGCAGGCGGCCTGGTCTCGCCGCTGCATGTGGCCGCAGGAACCGGCAAGGCCGTCCTGGTGTCCCAGGATTTTGCCGGGAAACTCACGCGCATCAGCCGTGACGGATCAGCCGAAGACCTGGATACGGCCACGCCCAAGGGCTGGGAAGTAGCCGGTTCCGATACCCGCGGCAGCACAACCTACTTCCTTGAAAGCGTGGGCGCCGGGCAAGGGGACCCCGCCGGGCTGCACGGATACCTGAAGTCGATTGACTCCAAGGGCACCGTGGACACCATCGCTAACTTTGCCGATTACGAGCGGCGCCACAACCCGGATGGCGACCAAAGTTACGGCTTCGGGGATGACGTCAGCGCCCAGTGCCTGGCCAACTGGCCAAACTTCCCGCCTGCCACCTACAAGGGCACCGTGGATTCCCACCCATACGCCCTGGCCGTCAGGGACAACACCGCGTACGTTGCGGACGCCGGCATGAACGCTGTCCTGAAGGTCAACCTGAAGAGTGGCGACATCGATACCGTCGCCGTCCTGCCGCCACGGCCGGCGGTGATTCCGGCGGGTCTGCGGATCCCTACAGATATGCAGGGGAACACGGTGGAGGTGCCGGCCTGCGTGGTGGGGCATGAATATGCCTTCGAACCCGTCCCCACGGACGTCGCGATCGGACCTGACGGCATGCTGTACGTAACGTCACTGCCCGGCGGACCGGAAGGACCCGAATTGGGGGCCCGCGGTGCCATCTTCAAGGTAAATCCGTGGAACGGTGACACCGACGTGTGGGCGGACGACATCCTGAGCCCCACGGGACTTGCTGTGGCCGGCAACGGTGACGTGTACGTTGCGTCGCTGTTCGGCGGCGAGATCCTGACGTTCACCTGCAACGGTGACCGTTCGACGTTCCTGAAGGTGAACATGCCGGCTGACGTCGACATCAAGGGGAACAACCTCTACGCCACGATCGACGTCCTGGGTGACCCGATGCAGCCGCCCGCAGGAAAGGTCATCAAGGCAGACCTGCCGTAG
- a CDS encoding nucleoside deaminase translates to MSAAEHGNSSLEHFERAQHLEGARYLEQAVDLATANVGQGGGPFGAVVVTPDGRVHSGVNRVTRDNDPTAHAEVVAIRAAAAATADFDLTGSVLYASCEPCPMCLASALWARIGHVYFAADRHGAAAAGFDDALFYDYFSGAAPELMPVTRGDIPTSDVPFQTWRAFDSRKEY, encoded by the coding sequence ATGAGCGCCGCAGAGCATGGAAACAGTTCCCTGGAACACTTCGAACGGGCCCAGCACCTTGAAGGCGCCCGGTACCTCGAACAGGCAGTGGACCTTGCCACCGCGAACGTGGGCCAGGGCGGCGGACCGTTTGGTGCGGTGGTGGTGACCCCCGACGGACGGGTCCACTCCGGCGTCAACAGGGTGACCCGGGACAACGATCCAACCGCCCATGCGGAGGTGGTGGCCATCCGCGCCGCCGCGGCCGCCACAGCTGATTTCGACCTCACCGGATCGGTTCTCTACGCCAGCTGCGAGCCCTGCCCCATGTGCCTGGCTTCAGCTTTGTGGGCTCGAATCGGGCACGTCTATTTCGCCGCGGACCGCCATGGCGCCGCAGCCGCCGGCTTCGACGACGCCCTCTTTTACGACTATTTCAGCGGCGCCGCACCGGAACTGATGCCGGTCACCCGGGGCGACATCCCGACGTCGGACGTCCCCTTCCAGACCTGGCGCGCCTTTGACAGCAGGAAGGAATACTGA
- the trxA gene encoding thioredoxin — METTLLSCPSCGKTNRVPAQASGHPRCGNCKADLPWIVAAGDNDFAAVAEQSAVPVLVDFWAAWCGPCRMVSPVLDKLARECPGKIKLVKVDVDKSPGLSRRFDVQAIPTLMVLIDGKVAARQAGAAPAEVLRSWLDKALAGARS, encoded by the coding sequence ATGGAAACGACGCTGCTGAGCTGCCCTTCCTGCGGGAAGACCAACCGCGTGCCCGCCCAGGCCTCCGGCCACCCCCGCTGCGGCAACTGCAAGGCGGACCTGCCGTGGATCGTGGCCGCGGGCGACAACGACTTCGCTGCCGTGGCGGAGCAATCCGCCGTGCCGGTGCTGGTCGATTTCTGGGCCGCCTGGTGCGGACCCTGCCGGATGGTCAGCCCGGTCCTGGACAAGCTGGCGCGGGAATGCCCCGGGAAGATCAAGCTGGTGAAGGTGGACGTGGACAAGTCCCCGGGGCTCTCGCGGCGGTTCGACGTCCAGGCCATTCCCACGCTGATGGTGCTCATTGATGGGAAAGTAGCCGCGCGCCAGGCGGGTGCGGCGCCTGCAGAGGTCCTTCGGTCGTGGCTGGACAAGGCCCTCGCCGGCGCCCGCAGCTAA
- a CDS encoding pyridoxal phosphate-dependent aminotransferase produces the protein MPQLAAHVRDVPVNQIREITEAAWRTPGAIVLSIGEPGFPLPRHVLDAGMACLDRDETNYTPNAGIPALREAFAARFREEQGVDVGAERLYVVSGAQQGLHFAMSMLLSPGDEILIPNPGYPTFAMTSRLLNAVPVGYPLHPEHGFQPRVADVEALITSRTRVLVLNSPSNPLGAVLNGELVQELVELARRHDIWVISDECYEAFTYDVPHVSPARFDGGTEADARVFTSLTLSKTYGLTGLRIGALVCPPGLEKKMDNVMESIVSCVASAPQYAALAALTGPQDYVRHAHRHYRENRDAASSVLAAKGIRYLPAQGAFYLWADMSHVTGGDVRAWVRRFLADSGVALAPGTAFGSIGEGWVRIALCGRQEDLLEGLSRLPGARQ, from the coding sequence ATGCCCCAGCTTGCCGCCCATGTCCGCGACGTGCCCGTGAACCAGATCCGGGAGATCACCGAGGCCGCATGGCGGACTCCCGGAGCCATCGTGCTGAGCATCGGGGAGCCCGGCTTCCCGCTCCCCCGTCACGTCCTGGACGCGGGTATGGCCTGCCTGGACCGGGACGAGACCAACTACACCCCCAACGCCGGAATCCCGGCCCTGCGCGAGGCGTTCGCCGCCAGGTTCCGGGAGGAACAGGGTGTGGACGTCGGCGCCGAGCGGCTGTATGTGGTGTCCGGCGCCCAGCAGGGCCTGCACTTCGCCATGAGCATGCTGCTCTCCCCCGGTGACGAGATCCTGATCCCCAATCCCGGCTACCCCACTTTCGCCATGACCAGCCGGCTGCTGAACGCCGTTCCAGTGGGCTATCCGCTGCATCCGGAGCACGGCTTCCAACCGCGCGTTGCCGACGTGGAGGCCCTCATCACCAGCCGCACCCGGGTGCTGGTGCTCAACTCGCCCTCCAACCCGCTGGGTGCCGTGCTCAACGGTGAACTGGTGCAGGAGCTGGTGGAGCTGGCCCGCCGGCATGACATCTGGGTCATCTCGGACGAGTGCTACGAGGCGTTCACCTACGACGTCCCGCACGTCAGTCCCGCGAGGTTCGACGGCGGCACGGAGGCTGATGCGCGCGTGTTCACTTCGCTGACACTGTCCAAGACCTACGGGCTGACCGGGCTGCGGATCGGCGCGCTGGTCTGCCCGCCCGGGCTGGAAAAGAAGATGGACAACGTCATGGAATCGATCGTCTCCTGCGTGGCGTCCGCCCCACAGTACGCGGCGCTGGCGGCGCTTACTGGGCCGCAGGACTACGTCCGGCACGCACACCGGCACTACCGCGAGAACCGGGATGCGGCGTCGTCGGTCCTGGCCGCAAAGGGGATCCGCTACCTGCCTGCGCAGGGCGCGTTTTACTTATGGGCCGATATGTCCCACGTCACCGGCGGCGATGTCCGTGCCTGGGTCCGGCGCTTCCTCGCTGACTCCGGCGTGGCGCTGGCTCCGGGAACGGCGTTCGGCTCCATTGGCGAGGGCTGGGTCCGGATCGCGCTGTGCGGACGGCAAGAGGACCTGCTGGAGGGACTGTCCCGGCTGCCGGGCGCCCGGCAGTAG
- the truB gene encoding tRNA pseudouridine(55) synthase TruB, which produces MLSGLVIVDKPQGWTSHDVVGRMRRLAGTRKVGHAGTLDPMATGVLVLGINKATRLLTYIVGTSKTYTATIRLGQSTVTDDAEGEVTYTTSAAGITEQEIYDGVAALTGELQQVPSSVSAIKVNGERAYARVRSGEDVKLAARPVTIHRFDVHAIRRDAAASVVDLDVTVECSSGTYIRALARDLGNALGVGGHLTALRRTQVGPYTLDQARTLEQLAEELNVLDMSLAARALMPNRELTAEETAEISFGRRITAGTAPGTPGAATAEHPAAGFAPDGSLVALLADAGSYAKPVLVFAPGNGAAATAAAEA; this is translated from the coding sequence GTGCTTTCTGGACTGGTGATAGTGGACAAGCCGCAGGGATGGACCAGCCATGATGTGGTTGGCAGGATGCGGCGCCTCGCAGGGACCCGGAAAGTAGGGCACGCTGGAACACTCGATCCCATGGCCACAGGCGTGCTGGTGCTCGGCATCAACAAAGCCACCCGCCTGCTGACCTACATCGTGGGCACCTCCAAGACCTACACCGCCACCATCCGGCTGGGACAGTCCACGGTGACGGATGACGCTGAGGGCGAGGTCACGTACACCACCAGCGCCGCCGGCATCACGGAGCAGGAAATTTACGACGGCGTCGCGGCGCTAACGGGGGAGCTGCAGCAGGTGCCCAGCAGCGTCAGCGCCATCAAGGTGAACGGCGAACGCGCCTACGCACGCGTGCGGTCCGGCGAGGACGTCAAGCTCGCCGCGCGCCCGGTCACCATCCACCGCTTCGACGTCCACGCCATCCGCAGGGACGCCGCGGCCAGCGTCGTGGACCTGGACGTGACGGTGGAGTGCTCCTCCGGTACGTACATCCGTGCCCTGGCCCGGGACCTGGGCAATGCCCTTGGTGTCGGCGGCCACCTCACCGCCCTCCGCCGGACCCAGGTGGGTCCCTACACCCTTGACCAGGCCCGCACTCTGGAACAGCTCGCCGAAGAGCTCAACGTCCTGGACATGTCCCTGGCCGCGCGTGCCCTGATGCCCAACCGCGAACTCACCGCCGAGGAAACCGCAGAAATCTCGTTCGGCCGGCGGATCACTGCCGGTACGGCTCCCGGTACCCCCGGCGCCGCCACCGCTGAGCACCCTGCGGCAGGCTTCGCCCCCGACGGCAGCCTGGTGGCGCTCCTCGCCGATGCGGGCAGCTACGCCAAACCGGTCCTGGTCTTCGCGCCCGGCAACGGGGCGGCCGCCACCGCGGCTGCGGAGGCATAA
- a CDS encoding bifunctional riboflavin kinase/FAD synthetase, with protein MVYIWNDPSDVPADFGPSVVTFGNFDGVHRGHQQVLSQLIRSARLSQAKAVAITFDPHPAVIHRPEAAPELIMGLDDKLEALGELGLDAILVVKYSLDLASLTAEEFVEQYLVDCLHASHVVIGHDARFGRNNSGDLEIMKALGDKFGFDVQVISEFGSEGYPLHDDDGTDRRCSSTWVREALQEGDVATAASVLGRPHRMRGEVVHGAARGRALGFPTANLSSNATGLIPADGIYAGWLVDQAGKRWPAAISVGSNPTFDGVSRQVEAHVIDRPEEAVEDFDLYDQTVIVEFVQRLRGMVAYRGPEALVEQMRLDVAQAHQILAGP; from the coding sequence ATGGTCTACATCTGGAACGATCCGTCCGATGTCCCGGCGGACTTCGGCCCATCTGTTGTCACTTTCGGCAACTTCGACGGCGTTCACCGCGGCCACCAGCAGGTGCTGTCCCAGCTGATCCGTTCGGCCAGGCTCTCCCAGGCCAAGGCCGTAGCCATCACCTTCGACCCCCACCCGGCAGTCATCCACCGGCCCGAAGCGGCGCCGGAGCTGATCATGGGACTGGATGACAAGCTGGAGGCGCTGGGGGAGCTTGGCCTGGACGCGATCCTGGTGGTCAAGTACTCGCTGGACCTTGCCAGCCTCACGGCCGAGGAGTTCGTGGAGCAGTACCTGGTGGACTGCCTGCACGCCAGCCACGTGGTCATCGGCCACGACGCACGCTTCGGTCGCAATAACTCCGGCGACCTTGAGATCATGAAGGCCCTGGGCGACAAGTTCGGCTTCGACGTCCAGGTCATCAGCGAGTTTGGGTCCGAGGGCTACCCGTTGCATGACGACGACGGCACGGACCGCCGCTGCTCCTCCACCTGGGTGCGTGAGGCGCTGCAGGAGGGCGATGTCGCCACCGCCGCGTCCGTCCTGGGACGACCGCACCGGATGCGCGGCGAAGTGGTCCACGGCGCCGCCCGGGGCAGGGCGCTTGGTTTCCCCACGGCCAACCTTTCCTCGAATGCCACGGGCCTGATCCCTGCTGACGGCATTTACGCAGGCTGGCTGGTGGACCAGGCGGGCAAGCGCTGGCCGGCGGCAATTTCGGTAGGCTCCAACCCCACCTTCGACGGCGTCAGCCGCCAGGTGGAGGCGCATGTGATCGACAGGCCGGAGGAAGCCGTGGAGGACTTCGATCTGTACGACCAGACAGTCATCGTGGAATTCGTGCAGCGCCTCCGCGGCATGGTGGCCTACCGTGGCCCTGAGGCCCTGGTGGAACAAATGCGGCTGGACGTGGCCCAGGCCCACCAGATCCTGGCCGGCCCCTGA
- the kynA gene encoding tryptophan 2,3-dioxygenase encodes MSVEKNTRKLDKGIVRDFSSRMSYASYLQLPTLLSAQQPVSQPEHHDELLFIIQHQTTELWLKLVLHELRSAAAWLREDDLGSALKGIARVKHIQKTLTEQWSVLATLTPTEYSQFRGFLGNSSGFQSAQYRAVEFVLGNKNSKMLPIFESDPQAHGMLAELLAAPSIYDEFLAYLSRQGFDVPRSVMDRDVTLAHEFAPELVPLFKHIYENAADNWAAYEACEELVDLEDNFQLWRFRHLRTVQRTIGMKTGTGGSSGVTFLQKALELTFFPELFAVRTEIGQ; translated from the coding sequence GTGTCCGTCGAGAAGAACACCCGCAAGCTGGATAAGGGGATTGTCCGCGACTTCAGCTCACGGATGAGCTACGCCTCCTACCTGCAGCTTCCCACGCTGCTCAGCGCCCAGCAGCCGGTCAGCCAGCCTGAACACCACGACGAGCTGCTGTTCATCATCCAGCACCAGACCACGGAGCTGTGGCTGAAACTGGTCCTGCACGAACTGCGCAGCGCCGCCGCCTGGCTCCGGGAGGACGACCTGGGCTCGGCGCTCAAGGGCATCGCCCGGGTCAAGCACATCCAGAAGACCCTCACCGAGCAGTGGTCCGTCCTGGCCACCCTCACACCAACCGAGTACTCGCAGTTCCGCGGCTTCCTGGGCAACTCCTCCGGTTTCCAGTCCGCCCAGTACCGCGCGGTGGAGTTTGTCCTGGGCAACAAGAACAGCAAAATGCTGCCCATCTTCGAGTCCGACCCGCAGGCCCACGGGATGCTGGCGGAGCTGCTGGCCGCCCCCAGCATCTACGACGAATTCCTGGCCTACCTGTCCCGGCAGGGGTTCGACGTGCCCCGTTCCGTCATGGACCGCGATGTAACGCTGGCCCACGAGTTCGCCCCGGAACTTGTCCCGCTCTTCAAGCACATCTACGAAAACGCCGCGGACAACTGGGCCGCCTACGAGGCGTGCGAGGAACTCGTGGACCTGGAGGACAACTTCCAGCTCTGGCGGTTCCGGCACCTGCGCACCGTCCAGCGGACCATCGGCATGAAGACCGGCACCGGGGGATCCAGCGGTGTGACCTTCCTGCAGAAGGCCCTGGAACTGACGTTCTTCCCGGAACTATTCGCTGTCAGGACGGAGATCGGACAATGA